One Mixta gaviniae genomic window carries:
- a CDS encoding restriction endonuclease: MSAPDINGLLMAHPYGAVILVVLFLVVMAFLNLRRREKASTRRHRRYRATAGRVLDKLTRLPGDGQRLSYLRKVSPYVFEELLLSAFERQGLTVVRNASYSGDGGLDGQVIIDGEHWLIQAKRYSRAVSPAHVEDFDRLLLQSGRRGLFIHTGRTGKMSRTIRTASPRLRIISGQRLLAILAGQDVRQYL, from the coding sequence ATGAGCGCGCCAGATATCAACGGTCTGCTGATGGCGCACCCTTACGGGGCGGTCATACTGGTTGTCCTTTTCCTGGTGGTGATGGCCTTTCTGAACCTGCGTCGGCGGGAGAAAGCCAGCACCCGCCGTCACCGGCGATACCGGGCAACGGCGGGGCGGGTACTGGATAAACTGACCCGCCTGCCGGGAGACGGGCAGCGTCTGAGCTATCTGCGCAAAGTCAGTCCCTATGTCTTTGAAGAGCTGTTGCTCTCTGCCTTTGAACGCCAGGGGCTGACCGTGGTGCGCAATGCCTCCTACAGCGGTGACGGCGGCCTTGATGGTCAGGTCATCATTGACGGTGAGCACTGGCTTATCCAGGCCAAACGGTACAGTCGTGCTGTTTCCCCCGCACATGTTGAGGACTTCGACCGGCTTCTCCTGCAGTCCGGCCGCCGGGGGCTGTTTATCCACACGGGCCGTACCGGAAAAATGAGCCGCACCATTCGCACGGCGTCACCGCGTCTGCGCATCATCAGCGGGCAACGCCTGCTGGCCATTCTCGCCGGTCAGGACGTCCGGCAGTATCTCTGA
- a CDS encoding integrating conjugative element protein translates to MKTLSLLLFTLLPLTGHAELNVIADLGGEDAAPYFEAVNKQPGMPGVSDVQPSRQPDHGVPLADGMAGMLPVNTPELSPGNTADRPLQLPGIGALFLIGDDALSREWLKANAGALAEQHAAGMIVNVTDMDTVRELRELAPGVSLAPASGSELARRLQIAHYPVLITDTGLTQQVKP, encoded by the coding sequence ATGAAAACGCTGTCCTTACTGCTGTTTACCCTCCTTCCCCTGACCGGCCATGCTGAACTGAATGTGATTGCTGATCTGGGCGGTGAAGATGCTGCGCCGTATTTTGAGGCCGTTAATAAACAGCCCGGCATGCCCGGCGTCAGTGACGTACAGCCTTCACGCCAGCCGGACCACGGTGTTCCGCTGGCTGACGGGATGGCGGGTATGTTACCCGTTAACACACCTGAACTGAGCCCGGGGAATACAGCAGACCGGCCGCTGCAGTTGCCCGGCATTGGGGCGTTGTTTCTGATCGGGGATGATGCTCTGTCCCGTGAATGGCTGAAAGCCAATGCCGGCGCGCTGGCTGAACAGCATGCGGCCGGGATGATAGTCAACGTCACAGACATGGATACCGTGCGCGAGCTGCGCGAGCTGGCACCCGGTGTCAGCCTGGCCCCGGCTTCCGGCAGCGAACTGGCCCGTCGCCTGCAGATTGCGCATTATCCGGTACTCATCACCGATACCGGCCTGACGCAGCAGGTTAAGCCGTGA
- a CDS encoding transglycosylase SLT domain-containing protein yields the protein MGNRSILTGALALGLLMAAVPDGHADQTVPEGYVRVAMAHGVPPEALYSVSLSESSRKLPRGIRPWPWTINVAGKGYRYETRLQAWQALQVFMKRHPLKRIDVGIAQVNLGWNGHHFASTWDAFDPYTNLNAAATILRECWARKPGSWLDAAGCYHHPAGGQPAARYRAIVRGHLAKISPAPRISAPAAEAPRSVAALTPDPGFVWTEPGR from the coding sequence ATGGGCAATCGCAGCATTCTGACCGGCGCGCTGGCGCTGGGCTTACTGATGGCGGCCGTCCCTGACGGCCATGCTGACCAGACGGTGCCGGAGGGTTACGTCCGCGTGGCCATGGCGCACGGCGTGCCCCCCGAAGCGCTTTACTCGGTATCACTGAGCGAGTCTTCGCGCAAACTTCCCCGCGGAATACGGCCATGGCCCTGGACCATCAATGTGGCAGGCAAAGGGTATCGCTATGAGACGCGCCTGCAGGCCTGGCAGGCGCTGCAGGTCTTTATGAAGCGTCACCCGCTTAAGCGCATCGATGTCGGTATTGCCCAGGTCAATCTGGGCTGGAACGGTCATCATTTTGCCTCGACGTGGGATGCGTTTGACCCTTACACCAACCTGAACGCCGCCGCCACCATTCTGCGTGAGTGCTGGGCGCGTAAGCCAGGCAGCTGGCTGGATGCGGCCGGCTGCTACCACCATCCCGCAGGTGGTCAGCCTGCTGCACGTTACCGCGCCATTGTGAGAGGGCATCTGGCAAAAATCAGCCCTGCACCCCGCATTTCTGCGCCGGCAGCTGAAGCGCCCCGCTCGGTTGCTGCGCTCACCCCCGATCCAGGCTTCGTCTGGACTGAACCCGGGAGATAA
- a CDS encoding TIGR03759 family integrating conjugative element protein, which produces MKLKHTFLAAMLLSPLTLAATTSGQTDVSRQESTQRADSAQQNLQQQAGQWGLSADDYQRYQQLMKGPRGTQSPGLDPLSTLGIEAQTPAERRKFAEKWVKEEFARTQKELDFQREVNAAWQRLYPGTLPVNMGNASGVAHDSGGRLALFVRSKDCATCDAKLSAVLADNRPVDIYLVDSQGSDDALRSWARDHHIPVEKVRKRQITLNHDGGRWMRFGNGLMPVLLQQAGDGKWAIAAF; this is translated from the coding sequence ATGAAACTGAAACACACCTTTTTAGCCGCCATGCTGCTGAGTCCCCTGACCCTGGCCGCGACCACATCAGGACAGACGGATGTCAGCCGACAGGAATCAACACAACGGGCGGACTCCGCACAGCAAAACCTGCAGCAGCAGGCCGGTCAGTGGGGACTCAGTGCCGACGATTATCAGCGTTATCAGCAGCTGATGAAGGGACCCCGGGGTACCCAGTCGCCGGGTCTCGATCCGCTTTCCACCCTCGGTATCGAGGCGCAGACGCCGGCAGAGCGCCGTAAGTTTGCTGAAAAGTGGGTGAAGGAAGAGTTTGCCCGCACCCAGAAAGAGCTTGATTTCCAGCGTGAGGTGAACGCGGCCTGGCAGCGCCTGTATCCGGGCACACTGCCGGTCAATATGGGGAACGCCTCCGGCGTGGCGCACGACAGTGGCGGCCGGCTGGCACTGTTCGTCAGGTCAAAAGACTGCGCAACCTGCGACGCGAAACTGTCTGCCGTGCTGGCTGACAACCGGCCGGTGGACATCTATCTGGTCGACAGCCAGGGCAGTGATGATGCGCTTCGCAGCTGGGCGCGGGACCATCACATTCCCGTGGAAAAGGTCCGCAAGCGCCAGATCACGCTTAACCACGACGGCGGCCGGTGGATGCGCTTTGGTAACGGCCTGATGCCGGTTTTACTGCAGCAGGCGGGAGACGGTAAATGGGCAATCGCAGCATTCTGA
- a CDS encoding PilL N-terminal domain-containing protein: protein MKRNTSHNVFSPGRLATVLPLLLLAGCVSQPQKLQQRAPADPTPGTTVTRNVQPVSPDEYARTPEVVRYDRYLLVSTDPQAAQRDPLSQIIDIRIPSSLHPTVADALRYALRQSGYSLCATGSANGVLYRQALPAVQYQLGPMRLRTALQVLAGPAWQLEVDDVQRVVCHSLRDGYQLPVSQLPPPVSSWSTPAPSAVSQPAISAPQSVPVKPVSGGFLRK from the coding sequence ATGAAACGTAACACCTCTCACAACGTATTTTCACCAGGCAGGCTTGCCACTGTTCTTCCCCTGCTGCTCCTTGCGGGCTGTGTTTCCCAGCCGCAAAAGTTGCAACAGCGTGCGCCTGCCGACCCGACACCCGGCACCACCGTCACCCGCAACGTTCAGCCGGTCTCTCCGGACGAGTATGCGCGGACGCCGGAAGTGGTGCGCTACGATCGTTATCTGCTGGTCAGCACCGATCCGCAGGCGGCCCAGCGTGACCCTCTCTCCCAGATTATTGATATCCGTATCCCGTCATCCCTGCATCCTACCGTGGCGGATGCGCTGCGTTACGCCCTGCGCCAGTCCGGTTATTCCCTGTGCGCGACAGGCTCCGCCAACGGCGTGCTTTACCGCCAGGCATTGCCGGCGGTTCAGTACCAGCTGGGCCCGATGCGCCTGCGTACTGCCCTGCAGGTCCTGGCCGGTCCGGCCTGGCAGCTTGAGGTGGATGATGTACAGCGTGTGGTCTGCCACAGCCTGCGCGACGGCTACCAGCTGCCGGTCTCCCAGCTTCCGCCGCCGGTCAGCAGCTGGTCCACGCCTGCGCCGTCCGCCGTGTCACAACCGGCCATCAGCGCCCCTCAGTCAGTACCCGTTAAACCTGTCAGCGGAGGGTTTCTGAGAAAATGA
- a CDS encoding DUF29 domain-containing protein translates to MGARYDSDVVAWASEQAALLRAGKLSQIDIENIAEEIEDVGKSEKRELASRMAVLLAHLLKWKFQPTHRGKSWELTIKGQRDLIVRRLNKTPSLKSAFSDPEWLADVWFDARADASKETGIGLDIFPEDSIWTTDTILSNEFYPD, encoded by the coding sequence ATGGGAGCACGTTACGATTCAGACGTTGTTGCCTGGGCCAGTGAACAGGCAGCTTTACTGCGTGCCGGAAAGCTCAGTCAGATTGATATTGAGAACATCGCCGAGGAGATTGAAGACGTGGGCAAAAGTGAAAAGCGTGAGCTGGCCAGCCGTATGGCTGTCTTACTGGCCCACCTTCTTAAATGGAAGTTTCAGCCAACCCATCGAGGTAAAAGCTGGGAGTTAACCATTAAAGGTCAGCGTGATTTGATTGTACGACGTCTGAACAAGACGCCGAGCCTGAAAAGCGCGTTTTCTGATCCTGAATGGCTTGCGGATGTGTGGTTTGACGCCCGCGCCGATGCTTCCAAAGAAACCGGCATAGGTCTGGATATCTTTCCTGAAGACAGCATCTGGACAACAGATACTATTCTCAGTAACGAGTTTTACCCGGACTGA
- a CDS encoding single-stranded DNA-binding protein: MSSRGVNKVILVGNLGQDPEVRYIPNGSAVATLSLATSESWRDKQSGEQKEVTEWHRVVIFGKLAEIAGEYLRKGSQVYIEGQLRTRKWTDQAGQEKYTTEVVVNIGGTMQMLGGRQSGSGQNTSSRNDWGQPQQPSGPTHSGQASGSSAGAPPMDFDDDIPFIGFGYDCSRVAIHAL, from the coding sequence ATGTCCTCACGCGGCGTTAACAAGGTTATCCTTGTCGGAAACCTCGGCCAGGATCCTGAAGTTCGTTATATTCCCAACGGCAGTGCAGTTGCCACCCTTTCTCTGGCCACGTCTGAGAGCTGGCGCGATAAGCAGTCCGGCGAACAGAAAGAAGTGACCGAATGGCACAGGGTGGTTATTTTCGGCAAGCTGGCAGAAATTGCGGGTGAATATCTGCGCAAAGGCTCCCAGGTTTACATCGAGGGTCAGCTGCGCACACGCAAATGGACCGATCAGGCCGGCCAGGAGAAATACACCACAGAGGTGGTGGTCAATATTGGTGGCACCATGCAGATGCTTGGCGGCCGCCAGTCCGGCAGCGGACAGAATACGTCTTCCCGGAATGACTGGGGGCAGCCTCAGCAACCTTCAGGACCGACTCACAGTGGCCAGGCCTCCGGCAGCAGTGCCGGTGCGCCACCGATGGACTTCGATGACGATATACCGTTCATTGGATTCGGGTATGACTGTTCCAGAGTGGCAATTCACGCCCTCTGA
- a CDS encoding STY4534 family ICE replication protein yields MSANNTSASAKSEYFNLTIKGIGYLSNIRQVNHQNGSFLSCVINALSGPTDNPAYVRFDISVAGKEATSLIARCQKAVDEDKKVLLGFNLSNPSTDIFTLNKGDHAGEQRVSLKARLIKVDWIKIGQEMVYKTEKSDSVPPQNGSAAQQNYAENSF; encoded by the coding sequence ATGTCTGCAAACAATACTTCTGCATCTGCAAAATCTGAGTACTTCAACCTGACTATCAAAGGCATCGGGTATCTCAGCAACATCCGCCAGGTTAACCATCAGAATGGCTCGTTCCTCAGCTGCGTAATAAATGCACTGAGTGGTCCGACTGATAATCCGGCCTACGTCCGTTTTGACATTTCTGTCGCAGGTAAAGAGGCAACCAGCCTTATCGCCCGCTGCCAGAAAGCCGTCGATGAAGACAAGAAAGTCCTGTTGGGCTTTAACCTGAGTAACCCGTCCACGGACATATTTACGCTGAACAAAGGCGACCATGCCGGCGAACAGCGCGTCAGTCTGAAAGCCCGCCTGATAAAGGTGGACTGGATCAAAATAGGCCAGGAAATGGTTTACAAGACTGAAAAATCTGACTCCGTGCCGCCGCAGAATGGCTCTGCCGCACAACAAAACTACGCAGAAAACTCATTCTGA